One stretch of Rhinatrema bivittatum chromosome 8, aRhiBiv1.1, whole genome shotgun sequence DNA includes these proteins:
- the RNF208 gene encoding RING finger protein 208 encodes MQAILGQSRVVDSNVKKILMSCLKGQQVIIKMESMKIIPAEKFSECQSTQQRYAPPPRREPPLVAKRAWPSESEIIVNQACSDIPALESAQSSLGLARTPPPPRREKIYPGQRKASSEICYHRKTPSDEVIVNQYVLHPSTPCEPLECPTCGHTYNFTNKRPRILSCLHSVCEECLQILYESCPKYKFISCPTCKRETVLFTDYGLAALAVNTSILNKLPAEALSTNPVQWSSDADRSCYQTFRQYCGAACTCQIRNPLSSCTIM; translated from the coding sequence ATGCAGGCGATCCTTGGACAAAGCAGAGTTGTGGACAGTAATGTGAAAAAAATCCTCATGTCGTGTCTGAAAGGGCAGCAGGTCATTATCAAAATGGAGAGCATGAAGATCATCCCGGCTGAGAAGTTCTCGGAGTGCCAGAGCACTCAGCAGCGGTATGCGCCTCCACCACGCAGGGAGCCCCCTCTGGTCGCCAAGCGGGCCTGGCCCTCGGAGTCCGAAATCATTGTCAACCAAGCCTGCAGCGACATCCCTGCCCTGGAGAGTGCCcagagctccctggggctggcgAGAACTCCGCCCCCGCCCCGCCGCGAGAAGATCTACCCAGGCCAGCGCAAAGCCAGCTCAGAAATCTGCTACCACCGCAAAACGCCATCGGACGAGGTGATCGTCAACCAGTACGTGCTGCACCCGTCGACGCCCTGCGAGCCCCTGGAGTGCCCCACCTGTGGGCACACGTACAACTTCACCAACAAGCGGCCGCGGATCCTCTCCTGCCTGCACTCTGTGTGCGAGGAGTGCCTGCAGATCCTCTACGAGTCCTGCCCCAAGTACAAGTTCATCTCTTGCCCCACCTGCAAGCGAGAGACGGTGCTCTTCACGGACTACGGCCTGGCGGCACTAGCAGTGAACACTAGCATCCTCAACAAACTGCCCGCGGAGGCCCTCTCCACCAATCCTGTCCAGTGGAGCAGCGATGCCGATCGGAGCTGCTACCAGACCTTCCGCCAGTATTGTGGTGCAGCCTGTACCTGCCAAATTCGCAATCCGCTGTCTTCCTGCACCATCATGTAG